In Acropora muricata isolate sample 2 chromosome 11, ASM3666990v1, whole genome shotgun sequence, one DNA window encodes the following:
- the LOC136890215 gene encoding uncharacterized protein isoform X2, whose protein sequence is MIGTKTNLGYLDYWMTSVSSLSSQGKDHKVHPASPSTVLPETPVFVVCTHADKPCGGKNPRDLALKVYGELSKKRYKARLYGPFEVDNTKSSQKPECPGVSRLREKIREVAKELPQMKEFIPIKWLKFEKIFRIFLGKGHKWITIEEAKQIAYDFCQIHDDAEFKAALDFLHDQKILLHFDHTDELNRFVFLDLQWLVDVMKKVITVKSHDDDEETALMDLWYQLEEKGILDETLLKHLWGPLIGEHAVFESLVGILENFSLVCSWPESDDLKRYLVPSMLRSHPPQEITQLIASANLPSLFIKFTPGQVPWHLFPRLVTQFLLWGKGDFWSSRNPQLYQNFARLYTAKDDKCSVVLLCHSSLIEVVVHGDSDSFEVCCCAQSVFGQLILILELIRKESFWLESMRYQAGVICTVCSRERKVNFCHTHKENDCKREECLHFIPESELRSADESITCTRATAERNTKVFIKDFSAWLGSCQKKTPDVVDERLAVVSSGRVDTSAVERNEKASSEDRAVDASAVERNEKASSEDGADASAVERNEKASSEDRAVDASRVDRNKKASGEDRAATGSKFKAGGETVYVDLSGSLPGKVSSPEDAHDEVKAGGDTNPLVAPNSTSGGCCCSMGCSLL, encoded by the exons ATGATTGGAACAAAAACTAACCTTGGCTATCTAGACTACTGGATGACTTCAGTTTCTTCACTATCCAGTCAAGGTAAAGATCATAAAGTGCACCCAGCTTCCCCCTCAACAGTTCTTCCCGAAACACCTGTTTTCGTAGTATGTACGCATGCGGATAAGCCTTGTGGTGGGAAAAATCCTAGAGATCTGGCCCTTAAAGTGTACGGTGAGTTGTCTAAAAAGCGTTACAAAGCACGCCTGTATGGTCCATTTGAAGTCGACAATACTAAATCAAGCCAGAAACCGGAGTGTCCAGGAGTATCACGCTTACGAGAGAAAATTCGAGAAGTTGCCAAGGAGCTACCACAAATGAAGGAATTTATTCCTATCAAGTGGTTGAAGTTTGAGAAAATATTTCGAATCTTTCTGGGTAAGGGGCATAAATGGATTACTATTGAGGAGGCAAAGCAGATCGCATATGATTTCTGCCAAATCCACGACGATGCAGAATTTAAAGCAGCGCTTGACTTTTTGCACGATCAGAAAATTTTGCTACATTTTGATCACACTGATGAATTGAACAGATTTGTTTTCTTGGATCTCCAATGGTTAGTTGACGTTATGAAGAAAGTTATTACTGTTAAAagtcatgatgatgatgaagaaacGGCTTTGATGGACTTGTGGTACCAGCTGGAGGAAAAAGGAATCCTTGATGAGACACTCCTGAAGCATTTGTGGGGCCCGTTAATTGGAGAGCATGCTGTTTTTGAAAGCCTTGTGGGAATCTTGGAGAATTTCAGTTTGGTGTGCTCTTGGCCTGAATCAGATGATTTAAAGAGGTATTTGGTACCATCCATGTTGAGGTCGCATCCACCACAGGAGATCACCCAGTTGATTGCCTCTGCAAATCTCCCATCTCTTTTTATCAAGTTTACACCTGGGCAAGTTCCGTGGCACTTGTTTCCTCGGCTTGTGActcagtttcttttgtggggCAAAGGTGATTTTTGGAGCTCACGGAACCCTCAGTTGTATCAGAATTTTGCCCGACTGTACACTGCGAAGGACGACAAGTGCTCTGTTGTTCTCTTGTGTCATTCTTCCCTCATTGAAGTTGTCGTTCATGGGGATAGTGATTCTTTTGAGGTGTGTTGCTGTGCGCAGTCAGTTTTTGGACAGCTCATTTTGATACTTGAACTTATACGCAAAGAGTCCTTTTGGTTGGAGAGTATGAGATATCAAGCAGGGGTAATTTGTACGGTTTGCTCCCGTGAAAGGAAGGTAAATTTTTGCCACACTCACAAAGAGAATGATTGTAAGCGAGAGGAATGTCTTCATTTCATACCTGAATCTGAGTTACGCAGTGCCGATGAGTCCATCACTTGCACCAGGGCAACAGCTGAAAGGAATACAAAGGTTTTCATCAAGGATTTTTCAGCATGGCTTGGTTCGTGTCAAAAG AAAACACCTGATGTGGTTGACGAGAGACTTGCCGTGGTATCCTCAGGTAGAG TAGATACTTCTGCTGTGGAGAGGAATGAAAAAGCGTCAAGTGAGGACAGAGCAG TAGATGCTTCTGCTGTGGAGAGGAATGAAAAAGCGTCAAGTGAGGACGGAGCAG ATGCTTCTGCTGTGGAGAGGAATGAAAAAGCGTCAAGTGAGGACAGAGCAG TAGATGCTTCTCGTGTGGACAGGAATAAAAAAGCGTCAGGTGAGGACAGAGCAG
- the LOC136890215 gene encoding uncharacterized protein isoform X17 encodes MIGTKTNLGYLDYWMTSVSSLSSQGKDHKVHPASPSTVLPETPVFVVCTHADKPCGGKNPRDLALKVYGELSKKRYKARLYGPFEVDNTKSSQKPECPGVSRLREKIREVAKELPQMKEFIPIKWLKFEKIFRIFLGKGHKWITIEEAKQIAYDFCQIHDDAEFKAALDFLHDQKILLHFDHTDELNRFVFLDLQWLVDVMKKVITVKSHDDDEETALMDLWYQLEEKGILDETLLKHLWGPLIGEHAVFESLVGILENFSLVCSWPESDDLKRYLVPSMLRSHPPQEITQLIASANLPSLFIKFTPGQVPWHLFPRLVTQFLLWGKGDFWSSRNPQLYQNFARLYTAKDDKCSVVLLCHSSLIEVVVHGDSDSFEVCCCAQSVFGQLILILELIRKESFWLESMRYQAGVICTVCSRERKVNFCHTHKENDCKREECLHFIPESELRSADESITCTRATAERNTKVFIKDFSAWLGSCQKKTPDVVDERLAVVSSGRVDTSAVERNEKASSEDRAVDASAVERNEKASIDASAVERNEKASSEDRADASRVDRNKKASGEDRAATGSKFKAGGETVYVDLSGSLPGKVSSPEDAHDEVKAGGDTNPLVAPNSTSGGCCCSMGCSLL; translated from the exons ATGATTGGAACAAAAACTAACCTTGGCTATCTAGACTACTGGATGACTTCAGTTTCTTCACTATCCAGTCAAGGTAAAGATCATAAAGTGCACCCAGCTTCCCCCTCAACAGTTCTTCCCGAAACACCTGTTTTCGTAGTATGTACGCATGCGGATAAGCCTTGTGGTGGGAAAAATCCTAGAGATCTGGCCCTTAAAGTGTACGGTGAGTTGTCTAAAAAGCGTTACAAAGCACGCCTGTATGGTCCATTTGAAGTCGACAATACTAAATCAAGCCAGAAACCGGAGTGTCCAGGAGTATCACGCTTACGAGAGAAAATTCGAGAAGTTGCCAAGGAGCTACCACAAATGAAGGAATTTATTCCTATCAAGTGGTTGAAGTTTGAGAAAATATTTCGAATCTTTCTGGGTAAGGGGCATAAATGGATTACTATTGAGGAGGCAAAGCAGATCGCATATGATTTCTGCCAAATCCACGACGATGCAGAATTTAAAGCAGCGCTTGACTTTTTGCACGATCAGAAAATTTTGCTACATTTTGATCACACTGATGAATTGAACAGATTTGTTTTCTTGGATCTCCAATGGTTAGTTGACGTTATGAAGAAAGTTATTACTGTTAAAagtcatgatgatgatgaagaaacGGCTTTGATGGACTTGTGGTACCAGCTGGAGGAAAAAGGAATCCTTGATGAGACACTCCTGAAGCATTTGTGGGGCCCGTTAATTGGAGAGCATGCTGTTTTTGAAAGCCTTGTGGGAATCTTGGAGAATTTCAGTTTGGTGTGCTCTTGGCCTGAATCAGATGATTTAAAGAGGTATTTGGTACCATCCATGTTGAGGTCGCATCCACCACAGGAGATCACCCAGTTGATTGCCTCTGCAAATCTCCCATCTCTTTTTATCAAGTTTACACCTGGGCAAGTTCCGTGGCACTTGTTTCCTCGGCTTGTGActcagtttcttttgtggggCAAAGGTGATTTTTGGAGCTCACGGAACCCTCAGTTGTATCAGAATTTTGCCCGACTGTACACTGCGAAGGACGACAAGTGCTCTGTTGTTCTCTTGTGTCATTCTTCCCTCATTGAAGTTGTCGTTCATGGGGATAGTGATTCTTTTGAGGTGTGTTGCTGTGCGCAGTCAGTTTTTGGACAGCTCATTTTGATACTTGAACTTATACGCAAAGAGTCCTTTTGGTTGGAGAGTATGAGATATCAAGCAGGGGTAATTTGTACGGTTTGCTCCCGTGAAAGGAAGGTAAATTTTTGCCACACTCACAAAGAGAATGATTGTAAGCGAGAGGAATGTCTTCATTTCATACCTGAATCTGAGTTACGCAGTGCCGATGAGTCCATCACTTGCACCAGGGCAACAGCTGAAAGGAATACAAAGGTTTTCATCAAGGATTTTTCAGCATGGCTTGGTTCGTGTCAAAAG AAAACACCTGATGTGGTTGACGAGAGACTTGCCGTGGTATCCTCAGGTAGAG TAGATACTTCTGCTGTGGAGAGGAATGAAAAAGCGTCAAGTGAGGACAGAGCAG TAGATGCTTCTGCTGTGGAGAGGAATGAAAAAGCGTCAA TAGATGCTTCTGCTGTGGAGAGGAATGAAAAAGCGTCAAGTGAGGACAGAGCAG ATGCTTCTCGTGTGGACAGGAATAAAAAAGCGTCAGGTGAGGACAGAGCAG
- the LOC136890215 gene encoding uncharacterized protein isoform X11: MIGTKTNLGYLDYWMTSVSSLSSQGKDHKVHPASPSTVLPETPVFVVCTHADKPCGGKNPRDLALKVYGELSKKRYKARLYGPFEVDNTKSSQKPECPGVSRLREKIREVAKELPQMKEFIPIKWLKFEKIFRIFLGKGHKWITIEEAKQIAYDFCQIHDDAEFKAALDFLHDQKILLHFDHTDELNRFVFLDLQWLVDVMKKVITVKSHDDDEETALMDLWYQLEEKGILDETLLKHLWGPLIGEHAVFESLVGILENFSLVCSWPESDDLKRYLVPSMLRSHPPQEITQLIASANLPSLFIKFTPGQVPWHLFPRLVTQFLLWGKGDFWSSRNPQLYQNFARLYTAKDDKCSVVLLCHSSLIEVVVHGDSDSFEVCCCAQSVFGQLILILELIRKESFWLESMRYQAGVICTVCSRERKVNFCHTHKENDCKREECLHFIPESELRSADESITCTRATAERNTKVFIKDFSAWLGSCQKKTPDVVDERLAVVSSGRVDTSAVERNEKASSEDRADASAVERNEKASSEDGADASAVERNEKASSEDRADASRVDRNKKASGEDRAATGSKFKAGGETVYVDLSGSLPGKVSSPEDAHDEVKAGGDTNPLVAPNSTSGGCCCSMGCSLL; this comes from the exons ATGATTGGAACAAAAACTAACCTTGGCTATCTAGACTACTGGATGACTTCAGTTTCTTCACTATCCAGTCAAGGTAAAGATCATAAAGTGCACCCAGCTTCCCCCTCAACAGTTCTTCCCGAAACACCTGTTTTCGTAGTATGTACGCATGCGGATAAGCCTTGTGGTGGGAAAAATCCTAGAGATCTGGCCCTTAAAGTGTACGGTGAGTTGTCTAAAAAGCGTTACAAAGCACGCCTGTATGGTCCATTTGAAGTCGACAATACTAAATCAAGCCAGAAACCGGAGTGTCCAGGAGTATCACGCTTACGAGAGAAAATTCGAGAAGTTGCCAAGGAGCTACCACAAATGAAGGAATTTATTCCTATCAAGTGGTTGAAGTTTGAGAAAATATTTCGAATCTTTCTGGGTAAGGGGCATAAATGGATTACTATTGAGGAGGCAAAGCAGATCGCATATGATTTCTGCCAAATCCACGACGATGCAGAATTTAAAGCAGCGCTTGACTTTTTGCACGATCAGAAAATTTTGCTACATTTTGATCACACTGATGAATTGAACAGATTTGTTTTCTTGGATCTCCAATGGTTAGTTGACGTTATGAAGAAAGTTATTACTGTTAAAagtcatgatgatgatgaagaaacGGCTTTGATGGACTTGTGGTACCAGCTGGAGGAAAAAGGAATCCTTGATGAGACACTCCTGAAGCATTTGTGGGGCCCGTTAATTGGAGAGCATGCTGTTTTTGAAAGCCTTGTGGGAATCTTGGAGAATTTCAGTTTGGTGTGCTCTTGGCCTGAATCAGATGATTTAAAGAGGTATTTGGTACCATCCATGTTGAGGTCGCATCCACCACAGGAGATCACCCAGTTGATTGCCTCTGCAAATCTCCCATCTCTTTTTATCAAGTTTACACCTGGGCAAGTTCCGTGGCACTTGTTTCCTCGGCTTGTGActcagtttcttttgtggggCAAAGGTGATTTTTGGAGCTCACGGAACCCTCAGTTGTATCAGAATTTTGCCCGACTGTACACTGCGAAGGACGACAAGTGCTCTGTTGTTCTCTTGTGTCATTCTTCCCTCATTGAAGTTGTCGTTCATGGGGATAGTGATTCTTTTGAGGTGTGTTGCTGTGCGCAGTCAGTTTTTGGACAGCTCATTTTGATACTTGAACTTATACGCAAAGAGTCCTTTTGGTTGGAGAGTATGAGATATCAAGCAGGGGTAATTTGTACGGTTTGCTCCCGTGAAAGGAAGGTAAATTTTTGCCACACTCACAAAGAGAATGATTGTAAGCGAGAGGAATGTCTTCATTTCATACCTGAATCTGAGTTACGCAGTGCCGATGAGTCCATCACTTGCACCAGGGCAACAGCTGAAAGGAATACAAAGGTTTTCATCAAGGATTTTTCAGCATGGCTTGGTTCGTGTCAAAAG AAAACACCTGATGTGGTTGACGAGAGACTTGCCGTGGTATCCTCAGGTAGAG TAGATACTTCTGCTGTGGAGAGGAATGAAAAAGCGTCAAGTGAGGACAGAGCAG ATGCTTCTGCTGTGGAGAGGAATGAAAAAGCGTCAAGTGAGGACGGAGCAG ATGCTTCTGCTGTGGAGAGGAATGAAAAAGCGTCAAGTGAGGACAGAGCAG ATGCTTCTCGTGTGGACAGGAATAAAAAAGCGTCAGGTGAGGACAGAGCAG
- the LOC136890215 gene encoding uncharacterized protein isoform X14 codes for MIGTKTNLGYLDYWMTSVSSLSSQGKDHKVHPASPSTVLPETPVFVVCTHADKPCGGKNPRDLALKVYGELSKKRYKARLYGPFEVDNTKSSQKPECPGVSRLREKIREVAKELPQMKEFIPIKWLKFEKIFRIFLGKGHKWITIEEAKQIAYDFCQIHDDAEFKAALDFLHDQKILLHFDHTDELNRFVFLDLQWLVDVMKKVITVKSHDDDEETALMDLWYQLEEKGILDETLLKHLWGPLIGEHAVFESLVGILENFSLVCSWPESDDLKRYLVPSMLRSHPPQEITQLIASANLPSLFIKFTPGQVPWHLFPRLVTQFLLWGKGDFWSSRNPQLYQNFARLYTAKDDKCSVVLLCHSSLIEVVVHGDSDSFEVCCCAQSVFGQLILILELIRKESFWLESMRYQAGVICTVCSRERKVNFCHTHKENDCKREECLHFIPESELRSADESITCTRATAERNTKVFIKDFSAWLGSCQKKTPDVVDERLAVVSSGRVDTSAVERNEKASSEDRAVDASAVERNEKASIDASAVERNEKASSEDRAVDASRVDRNKKASGEDRAATGSKFKAGGETVYVDLSGSLPGKVSSPEDAHDEVKAGGDTNPLVAPNSTSGGCCCSMGCSLL; via the exons ATGATTGGAACAAAAACTAACCTTGGCTATCTAGACTACTGGATGACTTCAGTTTCTTCACTATCCAGTCAAGGTAAAGATCATAAAGTGCACCCAGCTTCCCCCTCAACAGTTCTTCCCGAAACACCTGTTTTCGTAGTATGTACGCATGCGGATAAGCCTTGTGGTGGGAAAAATCCTAGAGATCTGGCCCTTAAAGTGTACGGTGAGTTGTCTAAAAAGCGTTACAAAGCACGCCTGTATGGTCCATTTGAAGTCGACAATACTAAATCAAGCCAGAAACCGGAGTGTCCAGGAGTATCACGCTTACGAGAGAAAATTCGAGAAGTTGCCAAGGAGCTACCACAAATGAAGGAATTTATTCCTATCAAGTGGTTGAAGTTTGAGAAAATATTTCGAATCTTTCTGGGTAAGGGGCATAAATGGATTACTATTGAGGAGGCAAAGCAGATCGCATATGATTTCTGCCAAATCCACGACGATGCAGAATTTAAAGCAGCGCTTGACTTTTTGCACGATCAGAAAATTTTGCTACATTTTGATCACACTGATGAATTGAACAGATTTGTTTTCTTGGATCTCCAATGGTTAGTTGACGTTATGAAGAAAGTTATTACTGTTAAAagtcatgatgatgatgaagaaacGGCTTTGATGGACTTGTGGTACCAGCTGGAGGAAAAAGGAATCCTTGATGAGACACTCCTGAAGCATTTGTGGGGCCCGTTAATTGGAGAGCATGCTGTTTTTGAAAGCCTTGTGGGAATCTTGGAGAATTTCAGTTTGGTGTGCTCTTGGCCTGAATCAGATGATTTAAAGAGGTATTTGGTACCATCCATGTTGAGGTCGCATCCACCACAGGAGATCACCCAGTTGATTGCCTCTGCAAATCTCCCATCTCTTTTTATCAAGTTTACACCTGGGCAAGTTCCGTGGCACTTGTTTCCTCGGCTTGTGActcagtttcttttgtggggCAAAGGTGATTTTTGGAGCTCACGGAACCCTCAGTTGTATCAGAATTTTGCCCGACTGTACACTGCGAAGGACGACAAGTGCTCTGTTGTTCTCTTGTGTCATTCTTCCCTCATTGAAGTTGTCGTTCATGGGGATAGTGATTCTTTTGAGGTGTGTTGCTGTGCGCAGTCAGTTTTTGGACAGCTCATTTTGATACTTGAACTTATACGCAAAGAGTCCTTTTGGTTGGAGAGTATGAGATATCAAGCAGGGGTAATTTGTACGGTTTGCTCCCGTGAAAGGAAGGTAAATTTTTGCCACACTCACAAAGAGAATGATTGTAAGCGAGAGGAATGTCTTCATTTCATACCTGAATCTGAGTTACGCAGTGCCGATGAGTCCATCACTTGCACCAGGGCAACAGCTGAAAGGAATACAAAGGTTTTCATCAAGGATTTTTCAGCATGGCTTGGTTCGTGTCAAAAG AAAACACCTGATGTGGTTGACGAGAGACTTGCCGTGGTATCCTCAGGTAGAG TAGATACTTCTGCTGTGGAGAGGAATGAAAAAGCGTCAAGTGAGGACAGAGCAG TAGATGCTTCTGCTGTGGAGAGGAATGAAAAAGCGTCAA TAGATGCTTCTGCTGTGGAGAGGAATGAAAAAGCGTCAAGTGAGGACAGAGCAG TAGATGCTTCTCGTGTGGACAGGAATAAAAAAGCGTCAGGTGAGGACAGAGCAG
- the LOC136890215 gene encoding uncharacterized protein isoform X9, whose product MIGTKTNLGYLDYWMTSVSSLSSQGKDHKVHPASPSTVLPETPVFVVCTHADKPCGGKNPRDLALKVYGELSKKRYKARLYGPFEVDNTKSSQKPECPGVSRLREKIREVAKELPQMKEFIPIKWLKFEKIFRIFLGKGHKWITIEEAKQIAYDFCQIHDDAEFKAALDFLHDQKILLHFDHTDELNRFVFLDLQWLVDVMKKVITVKSHDDDEETALMDLWYQLEEKGILDETLLKHLWGPLIGEHAVFESLVGILENFSLVCSWPESDDLKRYLVPSMLRSHPPQEITQLIASANLPSLFIKFTPGQVPWHLFPRLVTQFLLWGKGDFWSSRNPQLYQNFARLYTAKDDKCSVVLLCHSSLIEVVVHGDSDSFEVCCCAQSVFGQLILILELIRKESFWLESMRYQAGVICTVCSRERKVNFCHTHKENDCKREECLHFIPESELRSADESITCTRATAERNTKVFIKDFSAWLGSCQKKTPDVVDERLAVVSSGRDTSAVERNEKASSEDRAVDASAVERNEKASSEDGADASAVERNEKASSEDRAVDASRVDRNKKASGEDRAATGSKFKAGGETVYVDLSGSLPGKVSSPEDAHDEVKAGGDTNPLVAPNSTSGGCCCSMGCSLL is encoded by the exons ATGATTGGAACAAAAACTAACCTTGGCTATCTAGACTACTGGATGACTTCAGTTTCTTCACTATCCAGTCAAGGTAAAGATCATAAAGTGCACCCAGCTTCCCCCTCAACAGTTCTTCCCGAAACACCTGTTTTCGTAGTATGTACGCATGCGGATAAGCCTTGTGGTGGGAAAAATCCTAGAGATCTGGCCCTTAAAGTGTACGGTGAGTTGTCTAAAAAGCGTTACAAAGCACGCCTGTATGGTCCATTTGAAGTCGACAATACTAAATCAAGCCAGAAACCGGAGTGTCCAGGAGTATCACGCTTACGAGAGAAAATTCGAGAAGTTGCCAAGGAGCTACCACAAATGAAGGAATTTATTCCTATCAAGTGGTTGAAGTTTGAGAAAATATTTCGAATCTTTCTGGGTAAGGGGCATAAATGGATTACTATTGAGGAGGCAAAGCAGATCGCATATGATTTCTGCCAAATCCACGACGATGCAGAATTTAAAGCAGCGCTTGACTTTTTGCACGATCAGAAAATTTTGCTACATTTTGATCACACTGATGAATTGAACAGATTTGTTTTCTTGGATCTCCAATGGTTAGTTGACGTTATGAAGAAAGTTATTACTGTTAAAagtcatgatgatgatgaagaaacGGCTTTGATGGACTTGTGGTACCAGCTGGAGGAAAAAGGAATCCTTGATGAGACACTCCTGAAGCATTTGTGGGGCCCGTTAATTGGAGAGCATGCTGTTTTTGAAAGCCTTGTGGGAATCTTGGAGAATTTCAGTTTGGTGTGCTCTTGGCCTGAATCAGATGATTTAAAGAGGTATTTGGTACCATCCATGTTGAGGTCGCATCCACCACAGGAGATCACCCAGTTGATTGCCTCTGCAAATCTCCCATCTCTTTTTATCAAGTTTACACCTGGGCAAGTTCCGTGGCACTTGTTTCCTCGGCTTGTGActcagtttcttttgtggggCAAAGGTGATTTTTGGAGCTCACGGAACCCTCAGTTGTATCAGAATTTTGCCCGACTGTACACTGCGAAGGACGACAAGTGCTCTGTTGTTCTCTTGTGTCATTCTTCCCTCATTGAAGTTGTCGTTCATGGGGATAGTGATTCTTTTGAGGTGTGTTGCTGTGCGCAGTCAGTTTTTGGACAGCTCATTTTGATACTTGAACTTATACGCAAAGAGTCCTTTTGGTTGGAGAGTATGAGATATCAAGCAGGGGTAATTTGTACGGTTTGCTCCCGTGAAAGGAAGGTAAATTTTTGCCACACTCACAAAGAGAATGATTGTAAGCGAGAGGAATGTCTTCATTTCATACCTGAATCTGAGTTACGCAGTGCCGATGAGTCCATCACTTGCACCAGGGCAACAGCTGAAAGGAATACAAAGGTTTTCATCAAGGATTTTTCAGCATGGCTTGGTTCGTGTCAAAAG AAAACACCTGATGTGGTTGACGAGAGACTTGCCGTGGTATCCTCAGGTAGAG ATACTTCTGCTGTGGAGAGGAATGAAAAAGCGTCAAGTGAGGACAGAGCAG TAGATGCTTCTGCTGTGGAGAGGAATGAAAAAGCGTCAAGTGAGGACGGAGCAG ATGCTTCTGCTGTGGAGAGGAATGAAAAAGCGTCAAGTGAGGACAGAGCAG TAGATGCTTCTCGTGTGGACAGGAATAAAAAAGCGTCAGGTGAGGACAGAGCAG
- the LOC136890215 gene encoding uncharacterized protein isoform X1, protein MIGTKTNLGYLDYWMTSVSSLSSQGKDHKVHPASPSTVLPETPVFVVCTHADKPCGGKNPRDLALKVYGELSKKRYKARLYGPFEVDNTKSSQKPECPGVSRLREKIREVAKELPQMKEFIPIKWLKFEKIFRIFLGKGHKWITIEEAKQIAYDFCQIHDDAEFKAALDFLHDQKILLHFDHTDELNRFVFLDLQWLVDVMKKVITVKSHDDDEETALMDLWYQLEEKGILDETLLKHLWGPLIGEHAVFESLVGILENFSLVCSWPESDDLKRYLVPSMLRSHPPQEITQLIASANLPSLFIKFTPGQVPWHLFPRLVTQFLLWGKGDFWSSRNPQLYQNFARLYTAKDDKCSVVLLCHSSLIEVVVHGDSDSFEVCCCAQSVFGQLILILELIRKESFWLESMRYQAGVICTVCSRERKVNFCHTHKENDCKREECLHFIPESELRSADESITCTRATAERNTKVFIKDFSAWLGSCQKKTPDVVDERLAVVSSGRVDTSAVERNEKASSEDRAVDASAVERNEKASSEDGAVDASAVERNEKASSEDRAVDASRVDRNKKASGEDRAATGSKFKAGGETVYVDLSGSLPGKVSSPEDAHDEVKAGGDTNPLVAPNSTSGGCCCSMGCSLL, encoded by the exons ATGATTGGAACAAAAACTAACCTTGGCTATCTAGACTACTGGATGACTTCAGTTTCTTCACTATCCAGTCAAGGTAAAGATCATAAAGTGCACCCAGCTTCCCCCTCAACAGTTCTTCCCGAAACACCTGTTTTCGTAGTATGTACGCATGCGGATAAGCCTTGTGGTGGGAAAAATCCTAGAGATCTGGCCCTTAAAGTGTACGGTGAGTTGTCTAAAAAGCGTTACAAAGCACGCCTGTATGGTCCATTTGAAGTCGACAATACTAAATCAAGCCAGAAACCGGAGTGTCCAGGAGTATCACGCTTACGAGAGAAAATTCGAGAAGTTGCCAAGGAGCTACCACAAATGAAGGAATTTATTCCTATCAAGTGGTTGAAGTTTGAGAAAATATTTCGAATCTTTCTGGGTAAGGGGCATAAATGGATTACTATTGAGGAGGCAAAGCAGATCGCATATGATTTCTGCCAAATCCACGACGATGCAGAATTTAAAGCAGCGCTTGACTTTTTGCACGATCAGAAAATTTTGCTACATTTTGATCACACTGATGAATTGAACAGATTTGTTTTCTTGGATCTCCAATGGTTAGTTGACGTTATGAAGAAAGTTATTACTGTTAAAagtcatgatgatgatgaagaaacGGCTTTGATGGACTTGTGGTACCAGCTGGAGGAAAAAGGAATCCTTGATGAGACACTCCTGAAGCATTTGTGGGGCCCGTTAATTGGAGAGCATGCTGTTTTTGAAAGCCTTGTGGGAATCTTGGAGAATTTCAGTTTGGTGTGCTCTTGGCCTGAATCAGATGATTTAAAGAGGTATTTGGTACCATCCATGTTGAGGTCGCATCCACCACAGGAGATCACCCAGTTGATTGCCTCTGCAAATCTCCCATCTCTTTTTATCAAGTTTACACCTGGGCAAGTTCCGTGGCACTTGTTTCCTCGGCTTGTGActcagtttcttttgtggggCAAAGGTGATTTTTGGAGCTCACGGAACCCTCAGTTGTATCAGAATTTTGCCCGACTGTACACTGCGAAGGACGACAAGTGCTCTGTTGTTCTCTTGTGTCATTCTTCCCTCATTGAAGTTGTCGTTCATGGGGATAGTGATTCTTTTGAGGTGTGTTGCTGTGCGCAGTCAGTTTTTGGACAGCTCATTTTGATACTTGAACTTATACGCAAAGAGTCCTTTTGGTTGGAGAGTATGAGATATCAAGCAGGGGTAATTTGTACGGTTTGCTCCCGTGAAAGGAAGGTAAATTTTTGCCACACTCACAAAGAGAATGATTGTAAGCGAGAGGAATGTCTTCATTTCATACCTGAATCTGAGTTACGCAGTGCCGATGAGTCCATCACTTGCACCAGGGCAACAGCTGAAAGGAATACAAAGGTTTTCATCAAGGATTTTTCAGCATGGCTTGGTTCGTGTCAAAAG AAAACACCTGATGTGGTTGACGAGAGACTTGCCGTGGTATCCTCAGGTAGAG TAGATACTTCTGCTGTGGAGAGGAATGAAAAAGCGTCAAGTGAGGACAGAGCAG TAGATGCTTCTGCTGTGGAGAGGAATGAAAAAGCGTCAAGTGAGGACGGAGCAG TAGATGCTTCTGCTGTGGAGAGGAATGAAAAAGCGTCAAGTGAGGACAGAGCAG TAGATGCTTCTCGTGTGGACAGGAATAAAAAAGCGTCAGGTGAGGACAGAGCAG